The sequence below is a genomic window from Deltaproteobacteria bacterium.
CTGGATGCTTTGCTTGGTTATGATGGTGGAGAGGAAGGATAAGAGCCTATGAAGCCAAGGTTTGGGGAACATTTCCTTTGTGAGGAGTTCGCATGCCCTTGCTGTGGTGTGGCCCTCATGGATCGCGATTTTATGATTGCTCTTAATCGTTTAAGGGCATTGGCTGGTCGGCCTATCTGGGTTAACTCAGGGTTTCGTTGCTTTAATCACAACTATGCCATAGGTGGGGCGCCTGGCTCTCAACATATGGCAGGTCGGGCTGCAGATATTATAATAGTAGGCTTGACATTGAATGAGATGGTTGAGCTCGCTGAACAGGTTGATGCGTTTCGTGATGGCGGCATCGGCGTTTATCCCAAAAAAGGGTTTATACATGTTGATAGC
It includes:
- a CDS encoding peptidase M15 — protein: MKPRFGEHFLCEEFACPCCGVALMDRDFMIALNRLRALAGRPIWVNSGFRCFNHNYAIGGAPGSQHMAGRAADIIIVGLTLNEMVELAEQVDAFRDGGIGVYPKKGFIHVDSRGRRARWKE